TTATAAGATCCTTATATGATTATTGATAACCGTATTCCCGTCTCAGGTAAAATAGTTAAGTTGAAAATAGATAAACTGAATTGACGCCTTTGAGTTGACTTGAGTTTGTGACTGACGGTCGTTCTCGGCCgaacttttttttgtcagatACGGAAGACCGGGCAATGGAAATAATCACACGATTTAAGGCAAGCAGTGAAACAAATCATTTTGATAACTTCCATGTGCTATGATTATTACAGTGTATTTATatagtaaaaagtaaaattaaaacTCACCTGTTTGCAGAGAAACAAACCCTAACTGCACAAACGAATGGCAACAAATCGTGGCCACGTCACTTTGCCATACGCGAAAAATTCCCGCTGGTAACCCACATCGTCTGCCAACACTTACCCCTTACCGCAGAGTACCACCGACCTTTCATGAGGACGTCTGGTGTCCATTTCACTTATGGATACATCAACGGTACAATTTATAATTTTGGAGCCAGGCTTCGATCGGGAAATCAGTTTGGTGGGCGGGGCCTTGGATGGATTGCGAGGGGTTTAATAAAAGTTTGACTACGGAGAGTTCCATATTAAATGGTGTTGATAGCTGGAGCATTGAGGTAGGTTGGAGTCGAAGAGGTTTGCAAAGGAATCGGAGTAATGAACAATAGTCTTTAACCAATCCACCGTCTTTGATCTTCGAGCTAAATTCCAAGACATAGTTCTTAGTGCACAAAGTTTGGAGAATACTATTTGCATATTActtattttaaaacgtttatttcaCGTCCGATTTCTCGGCAAACTACTTTCCCACCATGACTTCAAGTACACATCCAAAATACCCCTTTCCAAATTTCAGCACGAGTAAATTACTTTACACCAACAATCAATAAAAGACCCGTCCCAGAAAAGAAACTTTAAGAAAAATTCGCCCCCCGGGAGCCACGAGGTATAAAGTGGCCCCCTAAAGAAGCTAAAGGCAGGtcaaaactttacaatttcttcGGAGTAAGACACTTCTCTAGAATATCACAAAGGTTGtgtgttcaaatcccacccgaatatTATGCCTGAGATGTTCAAGTTTGCAGGCTGGGGAGCATCAGTGTTACACACATGAGATTCCTGCTGGGGCTGATTCTTTCGAGAAGGCAAAATATACATTTGGGTTTTGGAACTGAATTGAATGTTTAAAGATGTATACTAACACACTTAcacctttaaaattaatttaacgATGGCTAGCGTTTTTAAGattgccgaaaatccggagtcAAAATTAGGTCCACGCAGGAGTTTTTTATGCAACACAAGACCTGAGGGCCACTTTAAGATGTGGACTACCACCTCCGGCATgctggttaagtgtcttgcttagttctaaaaattaaaaaaagggacACAAGAGTGTCATCGTCCCCAATAATCCCAGATAGGAACACACACGTAggaagcgttaccgcggtaacgctcATTATAATTgtctctccaaaaatgcataaaaaactGGTGTACGTTTGATTATGCTTTCCACGCAGATTTTTAtcactataaaataaaaacattttcaaaattatcaCTCCAGTCGacttctttgtttaaccccaaatcattaGAGAGAAggaataagctgttgcaaaacaACTTCGATGGTATAAATGGTTTAAGTGCAACAAAAAGtactggcctgacgttttgttttcattttctgacaaaacaaaagtataaaacaatggtggagaatccgggtatcgatcccggtacctctcacatgctaagcgagcgctctaccacttgagctaatcccccataCTGAAATAAGAGACTAATGTCTTATCTATAGAATAGAAAAAGGACGTAGAGTTTTTTTGCAGTCGTCAAAATATCTTCTaaagtaaaaatataaatattgtagCTTTGAAAACAAGTACTAATGTAGGCAAATTATGTATAAGCTTCGTATAACTTATTTTGTTGTACTTTAATTCCTTTATTGTGTAAGACAATGTAAGACTAAATATGTATTTCAGCTTGTCTGATGAAGATGCGATGTCCAACAAGACTAGTCTTCGCGGTGGTGTTTAGAACtgcccaactgtagttgggactggtcccaacttgagttTCCAGTTGGGACGGCCCAGCTTTACATGGGATCCAGAGATGCCAACAACTAGTCTTGGTATAAGACCTTCTCGGGTTGATATGTCCCCACAGGAGGGCGCTGTCACCCGAAAAACGATCTCACAACACGCGTAGCTCAACGAACGTGAGAGCGGTTCGTGAGTGATACCGCCCTCAACGTTGGATAAGTTGTGACAAATCAACACAAGAAGGTCTTTCACCGAGACTAGTTTGGATCTCAGCTATAGTTGGGTCGTCCCAACTggaacactcaagttgggaccgGAGTTGGGTGGGATAACTAGAGTTGGGACGGAATAATAGCGGTTCGCTTGAACGCGCACACCACACCACCCCCCGGAACCACCCAGCTGCGACGTCAAAAACGACACCGAGGAGAGCACATAAAATGACTGATTTTCCCCCATTCTCTGTTTACAGGATTGCTCTTGTGATCAATTGGAGTTCACTTTGTTTCATTTTCCTTAGCAGCATGTCGTATTCAGCCACAGAAAGTGCCGCTGCTGCGTCAGGTAAAAAAGTTGTGGTGTGACcttagtttattttttgttatgctGTGTGTGTGTCACTGTCACACTgtgtcactgtcagtgtcagtgaGTGGTGTCACCATGGTCACTACTACCGATCCAGTGAggtgtcactgtcactgtcgtGGCATGTGTCAGTTAATGGAGGTTAAATGGTTAAACCATGGAGTAAGGATAGAGAAACTCAAACATATAACAGAATTAGAATTagttattaaatttaaaaatattattacattaGCTGTTGTTAacttgttgcaaactgcttatttTCATCATGCACTACCAAACTTCCGAACATATTATTAGTagtaaacaatagaccttatgcattgacgtcatctaGCCGCCATccttgaggtcaaacggtgacgaaacaatcacaacacacatagattggccaatgaacaaccggCGAGGGCGCCATACtgaaattgcaaaaaataggaaaaagtttccgcatggcaccaccactttttcattcgataggaaataatatagtatctaatttacctcaatgagatatccctttttgtaaaaaagtggtggcgccatacggaaaattaTCCAAAAATAGTTCTGAGAAGACTCCCTAGCACTCATCATTAGCAGTAGCactggcagagtctttctcgaaggtaTTGACTACATGAAAAAAAGACCCTACCAGACTCCAGAGCGCTAGccttgggagacttctcaaaaGCTTTGAAAAGTCTTTGCTACTCCCTAGCAATGCTAGACTGGAGATAgagctagggtcgaaacgttgggcgattaactttgttttttggaaatttttaatttaatttttaaatgtttttttgacaCAAGTGTGGTCACGCAACTAAATCATGCCATTCTACTTTCTCTTTGCGTATTGGGTTATAAACAGAACTGAGGTATTTTCGAACTGAGGAAGGAGCGAGAGAGTGGAGATCATCGCAACAACCTTTTGAATGGATGTCTGTTTCGTCAGACCCTCTAAAAACTTTCACAAAATTAATACTCctgtttttcttaaattatgTTGTGCAGATCATCATGTGATGCTGATTAACCAATCAAAGGTTGCTTATGGTGGCATACTCAAAGAGGCAACATCATCTGAAACGGTCAACGCATTTGAAACTACAGTAATTAAGGTATTGGTTTGGAATTTGGATCCCATGTACCCCTCCCCCCTCTCCCCAGTCTTGATTCCAAGACTATGGTGTTTGTCACGGTGTTGATGTAACAATGAAAGACGTGgacaaaattgtgtttgttcGACCCGGTAGTTTTATTCGCACTCAGCGAGGAGCAGGTGaactataaaacaacaaataatgaaatagataattaatatataaatacataaattaaaTTACTCAATAATCAAATCAAAGATACAAGAAGggtatttaaataaaacacgCAATCAGAGGTTTCCGGAAAGATTGAATAAAATGCAATCGATGGCTTATGGAAAGATTATACAAAAATGAACAGACAATTGTTTCCAAAAGAAGATTAAAGAAACTAAGCACTCGGATTCATCACAGGGATTTAAAGAAAGCAATTATTAAAGCTTGAACAAATCCGCTTCTGCAATTCTATATCAAAAGATGAACAATACAATTATGGACTTTACTAAATTAACACTTACAAATTGTTACCGGGAAATTCACatcaacactgtgagaaacttAACGGCGATGTACGGGGTTTACATGAGTTTTCGGCGGCATACTGATATATAACAAAACTGTAGGGAAATACACACATataaactcatttagagatagtcattaagaggtgttaccgcaaacctttctaaatCGTATTACCACCATGCAACGTTACAAATCCTACTAATACACACACGATAATAAAAGCAATTATACGAGACAAGTACGTTGGGTACAAAAAATAGGATTAAGAAGAGTAAACTAGCTTTGCCTAGTGGCACCATAAATCTTATATCAAAATCTAGCGACGGCTCTATTTTGTACCCCACATAAACAGCATTAAGAGGAACCAACAAATAACTACAAAAAGCCCAGATCATTGAAATGGAAAGGAAGCAATTTTACAGTGACCAATACTTTAATACAATCGGAACAAGTGACATTAAATATTATACAACGACGAAAATACTACTTACGAAAACGGCGATGAAAGCTAGCTGGGATTGACTAAGAAAAATAAGGCGAAGTTAACCAAACGAAACCAGGAAAAGAAATGACTTAGAAATACCGGCACCCAGGTACCTGCGTATAGTAAATAGGGCTTGCCACACCTTAAACCAAATTCCTAAGATGCCCGCAGGCGATTGGCTGCGTGCACTCTGACCTttgactttaaacaaataagGATAAGCTAGTAAACGTAAGAGAAAcgtataaattataaacaataatataaatacatgaCCGGTGGGAGATGACAGTGTTTCCACACACACCTACGTTCCGATAAATGGGGATGTTCATTTGTGATGAATAAAAATAGAGGGCTACGACTTGTGTTACATTCACCATGGACATCCGGGATCTGgggaacaaaatcacaaagcGCACTCTGTGTTTGTTCATTACAAACGTGTACAGAAGGATCCCGCCCCTGCCCAACCTGGAAGAGGCCAAGAGGCCGACCTCGCAGCACCTGGGTGGGCCAACTGGAAGCAGACTTCGAGTCCCAGGCTGGGCTGCTGTGGCACTCGGCAGCAGAGCACATTGGTTGGGCGGCTCTACGTCCCCCCTGATGGatcaagagaatgatgatgagGATGACAGGtcaatttgttgtgctaagcttaTTTGTGTAATTAGAAACAACTTAATGTAATTAGTCCCTACAGGTCatgtgaaataatttgttgtgaACACGTCAAAGATTACTGACAAATTACTGTTTTATTTACAGtctgtctttttgttttaaatgcatttCCTAGTGTGCAATCCAGTCTGCAGTCAAGAGGCACCCAGCTACCATTCCGACGGATTCCAACGGGAAGACTTTAGAGCCGCAGGTCTCAAACTTTCAAAAGCTCGTAAGTTTGTAAAAATAGCAAGATTTTGCAAAGTTATCCACTAGCATTGTACTTGGTTCGGTGATCCGACCGCTCAGGCAAAAGAATCTGTTTTGAAATTATACTTAAAAAGCATCTGCCTCGGAAGCATGCAACTGCAAGATACTCCCTTTTGCACTGCCGGGGCCCATAATCCAACTCCTAGGCGAAGGGAAGCAAGTAATGGTTAGGTATCTTATTCAcattcacaagccttgtgtgATCTCAGATGTTCTGGGTAGAGtctgccctgggcccaatttcatagagctgctaagcagacaaatttgcttagcatgacatttcttctttgataaaaagaagattaccaaccgaatttccatttgttgcatactgcttgttactggtattcagctgttgtttgcttatcctgaaaatcacgtggaaattcggttggtaatcctgttttcatcaaggaagaaatttcatgctaagcaaattgttgtgcttagcagcgctatgaaatgagGCCCAGGTGTGTCTGGTATGTTTGGCTGCAGAGTACAACATCACTTTGGGTCTAATGGGTCTAAAGGTGCCCTCATGTTGacctttgtatagcaacctccagatgagcaaaccctggaaCCAATGTGCCAAACACATTCATTCGAAATTGGTTATGGGTGTTCACCATCTCTTATGTAACTATTAACAAAAGCTTGCCCGAATCATGTGACGATAGTTtgagaaattcaaatttgttatgTCCTAATCCCTGAATGACTGAGGCATCGTCATGATGATTGCTTTAACATTTATTCTTGAAATTGGTTATGGGTGTTCACCATCTCTTATGTAACTAAACAAAAGCTTGCCCGAATCATGAGACGATAGTTtgagaaattcaaatttgttatgTCCTAGGCATCGTCATGATGATTGCTTTAACATTTATTCTTGAACTGATTCATGCTCCAAACTGGAACTAACTCTTGACTTGCAATTCTCCTCTTAACATGTAACAACAACTCAACAGCGTGGCCTAAAGCTTAAAGAGGCATGTGACTTAAAGCGACTACAGTAAAAATTTGAAGTGGTAACTTTTGATCAAGcacatcattgtaccagacattttTCTAATCTAAGTCGCAAATGGCTTCTTGCAATCTCATAAACTAATATATAATGATAATTTGTAGTGAATTCCTTCAAGAATAAATAAAgctttctttgtgcacaaaagacGCACGCTTTTGTTCCCTTCTCTCTTTTGAAAACTGCTGAGGCGTAGCTACAATCAGGGGCACATAGCAAATGCTCGTCCACTTCACCGTCAGCTCTGGTCAGACAAGGTCTTGAATATTAAGACAGTTTTCTTCGCTTCTATTTTCTTTAGCCAATGTAGCAGGTTTGGACTTGGCTTCGTGGTGTTTGCCCCTCACAGGGATGAACCTGCTCATTGGTTAAAGTTGTAAGtaatatatattaattattattaactagtAATTACCCCAACTAGGCAGTTGCAGGCATTTTCCCATAATTTTAGGCCTCGATTGCAGGCCAATCTAATTTAAATTGTTGGTAACATTAAGAAATTATCTAACTCTTACCACAAAAAATTAACACACACTTTGTCCTCCGCAGAAACTCCAAGCAACACACGATGGCCAGAACAGAAGTTACTTAGTGGACCGTACACTTGTCAACGGCAAGGAACAATTTCATCGCAGAAGTATCATCTATGGTTTAACATATTCTTTCTGTTTATTATGGGACAGCATCGAAGACCCATTCAGACACAACTTTGTCATGTCTTTAGACAGGGGGAAGAATATGTTCATGTTCCAGCACACATTCTATCGCCAAAGAGACGCTAGTTTTTCAAATGAAAGCAGTCGTAATCATAAAGATTCTAAAATGATAGCAGTGCCCACTTCTCCGGATGAGCTATCTGTTGTGTATGAATTTAATGAAGAGACAAGCTCATCCACAGAGCATGAATGCTTAGAGAGCAAACTTCAATCAAGACCTGGGGAAAGCAGCAGAGAAAATCATCTTTACAAACGGTCCCATCAAGGGGGGCACGATGTGAGCATTGTTTCATACAACATCTGGAACTTCAATGGTTTTTCCAGGGACATTGTGAGATCGGCCGAAGAGTACGTTGAAAGGATGGCTAGGCTTGGTGCGTTGATTAAGAGTACAATTGCCGATGTTATTGGATTTCAAGAGGTCAGATTTGACGTCAATAGTGGAGGTTCGCTGGGACCATGTCAAGTAGAACAGCTTGCCAACCATCTGTCAGAGTATCAGGTAGTACatcttttgctaaaaaaaacttaggggcagtggacactattggtaattactcaaaataattattagcatgaaagcttacttggtaacgattaatagGGAGAGCTagataacacattgtgagaaacggctccctctgaagtgccatagttttcgagaaagaagtaattttccacgaatttgattgtgAGAGCTGAGTTTTAGTGGTCTCGATcacaagcatcagaaagcacccaacttcgtgtgacaagggtgttttttctttcgttgctGACAacacctgtgcccaatttcatagacctgcttaaaAACaacagtagctaagcacaacaaaattatgcttacctgaACAGGTATCCTGCTGATTTCTGTTTAGCAATCTTTTCTgctaaacagggttaccagtcaaaataccctATCAcattcaatttgtgactggtatcctgctgatttctgtttagcaatcttttctgctaaacagggttaccagtcaaaataccctATCAcattcaatttgtgactggtatcctgctgatttctgtttagcaatcttttctgctaaacagggttaccaaccaaaataccctatcacatacaatttgtgactggtatcctgctgattTCTGTTTTGCAATCTTTTCTgctaaacagggttaccagtcaaaataccctatcacatacaatttgtgactggtatcctgctgattTCTGTTTAGCAATCTTTTCTGCTTTacacagctctgtgaaattgagcccagagcTTAAGTCCAGTGACCTACAGGATCACTCGGCCATGACAGATTACATGTATGAGCCTACAATTAATTAGCTTCCAATGTTGTTTATTTCGCAGTATGTTTACCAGCCTGCCATTGCCTATGAGCACGACAGCCTAGAGAGAAAAGAAGAAGGACTTGCGATCTTCTCACTTCATCCCATCTTGTCACATGACTTTATTCTTCTGAGCAGGTGAGTTTCTTACAATGGTTATTTTTAGAAAGCACATCTTCGACTCTGACAAGGGCCGTGTCCAAAACTGCGGCTTTTGCCCAAGCTTCAGCTAGATCGATGCGTATTGTAACATTCGTGCCAATCAGCCAGTAGAGGGTGCCAGCATGGCTCCGCGGTGGAGCTAGTTGCTGGTGGCCCCCCTGCTGGAAGATTGGGAAACCCGCTCGCCTGGAGATGTTTTCGTTGTCTTGATTTGTGTACTTGTAAAGAACGGACGTCTGGAATAAAACGGTCAGGAATTCAAGCAGAAATACTGGTTTTCAGTGTGTTTCACTGCTCCGTATTGTTGTGGTTATTGACACAGGATTTTCATGTTACAGTACGTCATTATTGAAAAGTAggcagacgcactgatctaTCTGTAGCTAAAGCGGTTGTCGCCGTTTTGATAACGGCCTTAACGACCAGTCACACAGGCCTTAATAACGAGAACGGCAATGAGAttgttaacaatgcacgccctcgattggttgaatgagtggagggtattctgcgtggagcaattcaaccaatagaatgcattctctttgcgtcgttatgaTTTTCGTTATCGCTACAGAGTGGTTTGGCTTTTAGTGACCATCCGCCAACGGGGGAGTTTCGGGATGCTaggtagcagcagacttactaggtaaatcCAGGTTACTGGTAATTTGGCTTGACTCAGAACtatacctggttagtctgctgccacctagtgttcaaaaagtctccaattgaattgaactgaactgaacatTTGAATCTTTTAGTGTTGCTTTCAATAGGCCGCTCCATTAAGCTCCGcgccattgcgtattgaccaataacaacgcaacgaaggtccgacaaataaggtccgacatgcatgcgTGATAGTGCGCGGTATAGTTGTGCGGAAAGGCATTGAGTGGCTCACGTGTACTTGCTCATATGTGCGccatgggcggagcctaatggatcggtctattgcaatatatactgtttattttgtatgccTAAACCGTTTTTGTATGTAGGCGTAAActatttttaaatgaattgtAATTGGTACTGTAATTTGGCCATGGGCCTGGAGTGTAAAAACGATTAACTaaactctttgtaaaaaaaaatatttatttaattacatTAAAATACCAAATGACACTCCGGCCTCGTGATGTCAAGTGATCTctcataatttctttttttttaaaagcaaggtGAGAGGATCCCATTCCTGAAGGAAGAAATCTAAAATCAACAATCACAAGATTTTGCCTCCAGTTCTTTATCAACatatattatttgttgatttttttccccgatAGAGACATGAATGATGGTCATGACAGTGCTCATCAGCGAATCTGTCTACATGCTGCGGTGGACACTCCTTATTTAGGGATCGTAAGTATTTTAATATCTACACAAATATTGTGAagaataataagggaatcaatgtgtggtgaagaggttttcaactagtggtttaatcccaacgaggcctggttcttgatagtttaccgagacgaagccgaggtaaattatcaagaaccaggcctcggcgggtttaaaccacta
The sequence above is drawn from the Asterias rubens chromosome 9, eAstRub1.3, whole genome shotgun sequence genome and encodes:
- the LOC117294370 gene encoding uncharacterized protein LOC117294370, whose product is MTDFPPFSVYRIALVINWSSLCFIFLSSMSYSATESAAAASDHHVMLINQSKVAYGGILKEATSSETVNAFETTVIKCAIQSAVKRHPATIPTDSNGKTLEPQVSNFQKLKLQATHDGQNRSYLVDRTLVNGKEQFHRRSIIYGLTYSFCLLWDSIEDPFRHNFVMSLDRGKNMFMFQHTFYRQRDASFSNESSRNHKDSKMIAVPTSPDELSVVYEFNEETSSSTEHECLESKLQSRPGESSRENHLYKRSHQGGHDVSIVSYNIWNFNGFSRDIVRSAEEYVERMARLGALIKSTIADVIGFQEVRFDVNSGGSLGPCQVEQLANHLSEYQYVYQPAIAYEHDSLERKEEGLAIFSLHPILSHDFILLSRDMNDGHDSAHQRICLHAAVDTPYLGIVHVFVTHLSLSKGARDRSVVEIWKFMSQFTGPAVLLGDLNAEPQSNCIRFLRGEVEIDNVKTTRLQDAWLINNKEPRVGRKVYAKNEARDIGLTFNTLHENLVKRIDYVFVRLPDGMEMTSISLVDDGKRGNMAASDHLGLKVTIEGV